In Arachis stenosperma cultivar V10309 chromosome 1, arast.V10309.gnm1.PFL2, whole genome shotgun sequence, one DNA window encodes the following:
- the LOC130979249 gene encoding uncharacterized protein LOC130979249 gives MGSVGGGRSRQVSQSHGSHGSSSSLRWQRKNSDLVCFCRLKTVIKKSVTKENPDRLFHACPRYRKDSHYNYFRWDEDDEYEGLEHLGEVKTDAEMKSDAVFLNHNISWRMMSLEAEVKALRMKLYFGLIIVIVVFMIMCMFFGEK, from the exons ATGGGTAGCGTAGGTGGGGGTCGCAGTCGACAAGTGTCGCAATCACACGGAAGCCATGGTTCGAGCTCTTCACTGCGGTGGCAGAGGAAGAACTCTGACCTAGTGTGCTTTTGTAGGCTGAAGACAGTGATCAAGAAGTCTGTGACAAAAGAAAATCCTGATAGATTATTCCATGCTTGTCCAAGATACCGG AAGGACAGCCACTACAATTACTTTAGGTGGGATGAGGATGATGAGTATGAAGGATTAGAGCACTTAGGAGAAGTTAAAACTGATGCAGAAATGAAGAGTGATGCTGTTTTCTTGAACCATAATAtatcatggagaatgatgagcTTAGAGGCTGAAGTTAAAGCACTTAGGATGAAACTATATTTTGGATTAATAATTGTGATTGTAGTTTTTATGATTATGTGTATGTTCTTTGGTGAGAAGTGA